One window from the genome of Rhodopseudomonas sp. P2A-2r encodes:
- a CDS encoding DUF3551 domain-containing protein: protein MTCIRRATLAALVLLGGAAGQALPAAAATSNVPPFCVKRGGPLGPDSVPQLCRFYDYQGCLQAAADLNGNCVINIDYKGVVSLSPQRERRQR from the coding sequence ATGACCTGCATTCGACGCGCAACGCTTGCCGCGCTGGTTCTGCTTGGCGGCGCGGCAGGGCAGGCGCTGCCGGCCGCCGCGGCCACATCGAACGTGCCGCCGTTCTGCGTCAAGCGCGGCGGTCCGCTCGGTCCGGACAGCGTACCGCAGCTGTGCCGGTTCTATGACTATCAGGGCTGCCTGCAGGCTGCCGCCGACCTCAACGGCAATTGCGTGATCAACATCGACTACAAGGGCGTGGTGTCGCTGTCCCCGCAGCGCGAGCGGCGGCAACGCTGA
- a CDS encoding DUF3551 domain-containing protein produces MRLTLRTALVMAGLALAVPLLPPVAPAAQAAPLRTSQSPFCLLPGSTNGPGGAPQICGYYDWQTCLEAAAVRRANCVVNIDFPGQVVAAPNGWRAVYPGGR; encoded by the coding sequence ATGAGACTCACGCTGCGTACCGCGCTGGTGATGGCGGGCCTTGCATTGGCCGTGCCGCTGCTCCCACCCGTCGCCCCTGCCGCGCAGGCCGCGCCATTGCGCACATCGCAATCGCCGTTCTGCCTGCTGCCGGGGTCGACCAACGGTCCGGGCGGCGCGCCGCAAATCTGCGGCTACTACGACTGGCAGACCTGTCTGGAGGCCGCTGCCGTGCGGCGCGCCAATTGCGTGGTCAATATCGACTTTCCCGGCCAGGTCGTGGCGGCACCGAACGGCTGGCGCGCGGTCTATCCGGGCGGGCGCTGA
- a CDS encoding phage portal protein — MFNRLKAYLAPPEAKASRTARLLAYESGGRARWTPRDYAALAREGFVGNAVVHRAVRLIAENAAACPFLVFDGASEREAHPLWQLLTRPNPRQDGGVFFEMLYAHLLLAGNAYIEAVSPNEAVRQHDVRELYALRPDRMKVVPGPDGWAEAYEYSVGGRSVRFDQLASMVPPILHLTFFHPLDDHYGLAPIEAAAVALDTHNAAAKWNKALLDNAARPSGALVYAGPEGAVLNDQQFERLKRELEGNYQGAVNAGRPLLLEGGLDWKAMSLTPKDMDFLEAKHAAAREIALAFGVPPMLLGIPGDNTYANFQEANRVFFRQTVLPLASRVGHAIAQWLAPQFGDGIRVVIDTDRIDALAADSAALWERVSAAAFLTLNEKREAVGYAPIEGGDRL, encoded by the coding sequence ATGTTCAACCGACTCAAAGCCTATCTCGCCCCTCCCGAAGCGAAAGCCAGCCGGACCGCGCGGCTGCTGGCCTATGAGAGCGGCGGGCGGGCGCGGTGGACGCCGCGCGACTATGCGGCACTGGCGCGCGAAGGGTTCGTCGGCAATGCCGTCGTGCATCGTGCGGTGCGCCTCATTGCCGAGAACGCCGCGGCGTGTCCGTTCCTGGTGTTCGACGGCGCCAGCGAGCGCGAGGCACATCCGCTGTGGCAATTGCTGACGCGGCCCAATCCGCGCCAGGACGGCGGCGTGTTCTTCGAGATGCTCTATGCGCATCTGCTGCTGGCCGGCAATGCCTACATCGAAGCGGTCTCGCCGAATGAGGCCGTGCGACAGCACGACGTGCGCGAGCTCTATGCGTTGCGGCCGGACCGCATGAAGGTGGTGCCCGGTCCTGACGGCTGGGCCGAGGCCTATGAGTACAGCGTCGGCGGTCGCAGCGTGCGGTTCGACCAGCTCGCATCAATGGTGCCGCCGATCCTGCATCTGACGTTCTTCCACCCGCTCGACGATCACTATGGGCTGGCGCCGATCGAGGCCGCCGCGGTGGCGCTCGACACCCACAATGCGGCGGCGAAATGGAACAAGGCGCTGCTCGACAATGCCGCAAGGCCGTCCGGCGCGCTGGTCTATGCGGGCCCCGAGGGGGCGGTGCTGAACGATCAACAGTTCGAACGGCTGAAGCGCGAACTCGAAGGCAATTATCAGGGCGCGGTCAATGCCGGCCGGCCGTTGCTGCTGGAAGGCGGACTCGACTGGAAGGCGATGTCGCTGACACCCAAGGACATGGACTTCCTCGAAGCCAAACACGCCGCGGCGCGCGAGATCGCGCTGGCGTTCGGCGTGCCGCCGATGCTGCTCGGGATTCCCGGCGACAACACCTATGCCAATTTCCAGGAGGCCAACCGGGTGTTCTTCCGCCAGACCGTGCTGCCGCTGGCATCAAGGGTCGGCCACGCCATCGCGCAATGGCTGGCGCCGCAATTCGGCGACGGCATCCGCGTGGTCATCGACACCGACCGCATCGACGCGCTGGCCGCGGACAGCGCGGCGCTGTGGGAGCGCGTCTCGGCTGCAGCGTTCCTGACGCTGAACGAAAAGCGCGAGGCGGTCGGCTACGCGCCGATCGAAGGCGGCGACCGGCTGTAG
- a CDS encoding autotransporter outer membrane beta-barrel domain-containing protein, whose product MEHLQVLVRDETTRAGAVVTLQAFSRGVLHRLPQKLSGAAFAALLLNTSPVRAAGGNGGTGQGLIPLFGTSSGGYGVSNSGRNPVGDFGQAGSQVCTAGSGGGGGGGAGGGLGGPGGGPVNAAAGAAGRDNDGCFGGGGGGGGTGGAHGQIGSGYLTLVTPVAGSTGGTGGAGGQVNYIFNPGAGPGAAGNGGGGGGGGEGGYGVYMIGTGARTVDNYNTITGGSGGTGGNAGSAIIPMFLPGITGSGGGNGGDGGTGIHFEFSPAGNTLRNYGTVQGGSGGLGGSGGELSGAVVGSKGTTGNAGVGGVGVVGVDLTVVNAGSISGGLSGDGFIRANAINFYGTSQLTTLAGGTLTGNINIGGVLTLLQTGASAAYGNIFTGDGALAITTAGGNVVSLSGANTYGGGTTVTTGSTLAINNSQSIGSGALKLQSGSTLNMTTPGLSLGNAISVAGIAAIATEQDARITGAIVDGVSPGGLIKTGPGLLILSGTSSYSNLTQVKSGILQVDGSIAASNQISVLSGGVLRGTGTVGKLLIDDGGTFAPGSTPTTSMTVAGTLGFQAGATYLVHVGLSGMTSVNVSGTAFLGGTVAIPASSGWQNWTVIKSILHAGALNGTFAGVSAPPGYTGSLSYSLTDVTLTATGGFASDLVLSRNHGALVAAHDGYLSGGATVPARFDAVLALSGSNLTNALTQISGETPTATHQTGLNAATQFVGTMSDPNIAGRGGEASSATAYAEEGDAMSAYAATGDKRSGSARDAFAMITKAPPRVPAFRPFWNVWASGFGGTQTTDGNVAAGSNTSTSRIGGVAFGADYHLSPQTVAGFALAGGATNFSVVGGGSGRSDLFQLGGFVRHTIGAAYVTASAAYGWQDVTTDRIVSVGGLDQLRANFNTNSLSARLEAGNRFALPWFGDAGVTPYAATQLTYLDLPAYAETTLSGPTTFALAYAAKGITAPRSELGLRSDRSFAVGDKMLTLRGRAAWAHDFDTDRSATATFLALPGASFVVGGASPAANAALTTAAAELTFISGISVGATFEGEFSDVTRSYAGKGVVRYAW is encoded by the coding sequence GTGGAACATTTGCAGGTTTTGGTGCGCGACGAGACGACGCGCGCCGGCGCCGTTGTGACCTTGCAGGCATTCAGCCGCGGCGTTCTCCATCGCCTGCCGCAGAAACTGTCGGGCGCGGCCTTCGCAGCGCTGCTGCTCAACACCAGCCCGGTGCGCGCGGCTGGCGGAAACGGCGGCACCGGGCAGGGGCTGATCCCGCTGTTCGGCACCAGCAGCGGCGGCTATGGCGTGTCGAATTCCGGCAGGAACCCCGTCGGCGATTTCGGCCAGGCCGGAAGCCAGGTCTGCACCGCGGGCAGCGGCGGCGGCGGCGGCGGCGGTGCCGGCGGCGGGCTGGGCGGCCCTGGCGGCGGTCCGGTCAACGCCGCTGCCGGCGCGGCGGGCCGCGACAATGACGGCTGCTTCGGTGGCGGCGGTGGCGGCGGTGGCACCGGCGGTGCCCATGGCCAGATCGGCAGCGGATATCTCACGCTGGTCACGCCAGTCGCCGGTAGCACCGGCGGCACGGGCGGCGCCGGCGGCCAGGTCAACTATATTTTCAATCCCGGGGCCGGCCCCGGCGCCGCCGGCAATGGCGGGGGCGGCGGTGGCGGCGGCGAGGGCGGCTACGGCGTGTACATGATCGGCACCGGCGCGCGCACCGTCGACAACTACAACACCATCACGGGCGGCAGCGGCGGCACCGGCGGCAATGCCGGCTCCGCCATCATCCCGATGTTCCTGCCCGGCATCACCGGCAGCGGTGGCGGTAACGGTGGCGATGGCGGCACCGGAATCCATTTTGAATTTTCTCCGGCCGGCAACACGCTGCGCAATTATGGCACAGTGCAGGGCGGCAGCGGCGGCCTCGGCGGATCGGGCGGCGAGTTGTCCGGCGCTGTCGTGGGCTCCAAGGGTACTACGGGCAATGCCGGCGTCGGCGGCGTCGGCGTGGTCGGCGTCGATCTCACCGTCGTCAACGCGGGCAGCATCAGCGGCGGCCTGTCGGGCGACGGCTTCATCCGCGCCAACGCCATCAATTTCTATGGTACCAGCCAACTGACCACTCTGGCCGGCGGCACGCTGACCGGCAATATCAACATTGGCGGCGTGCTGACGCTGCTGCAGACCGGGGCGAGCGCGGCCTACGGCAACATCTTCACCGGCGACGGCGCACTGGCGATCACCACCGCAGGGGGCAACGTGGTGTCGCTGAGCGGCGCCAACACCTATGGCGGCGGCACCACCGTGACAACGGGCAGCACGCTGGCGATCAACAATTCGCAGTCCATCGGCAGCGGCGCGCTGAAGCTGCAGTCCGGCAGCACCTTGAACATGACGACGCCCGGACTGAGCCTCGGCAATGCGATCAGCGTCGCCGGCATCGCGGCCATCGCAACCGAGCAGGACGCCCGCATCACCGGCGCGATCGTCGACGGCGTGTCGCCCGGCGGCCTCATCAAGACCGGCCCGGGGTTGCTGATCCTGTCGGGCACCAGCAGCTACAGCAACCTGACGCAGGTCAAAAGCGGCATCCTGCAGGTCGATGGTTCGATCGCCGCTTCAAACCAGATCTCGGTGCTCAGCGGCGGCGTGCTGCGCGGCACCGGCACCGTGGGCAAGCTGCTGATCGACGATGGCGGGACCTTCGCGCCGGGCTCGACGCCCACGACGTCGATGACGGTCGCCGGCACGCTCGGCTTCCAGGCCGGTGCCACTTACCTCGTGCATGTCGGCTTGTCCGGGATGACGTCGGTCAATGTGTCGGGCACGGCGTTTCTGGGCGGCACGGTGGCGATACCCGCCTCGTCAGGCTGGCAGAACTGGACGGTGATCAAGAGCATCCTGCATGCCGGCGCGCTGAACGGCACGTTTGCCGGCGTCAGCGCGCCGCCGGGATACACCGGCAGCCTCAGCTACAGCCTCACCGACGTGACGTTGACCGCCACCGGCGGGTTTGCCAGCGACCTGGTGCTGTCGCGCAACCATGGCGCGTTGGTTGCCGCGCATGACGGCTACCTGTCCGGTGGCGCCACGGTGCCGGCGCGCTTCGACGCGGTGTTGGCCTTGAGCGGCAGTAACCTCACCAATGCGTTGACGCAGATCTCCGGCGAGACGCCGACCGCGACGCATCAGACCGGCCTCAATGCGGCGACGCAGTTCGTCGGGACCATGTCCGACCCGAACATCGCCGGCCGCGGCGGCGAGGCATCGTCGGCGACGGCTTATGCGGAGGAGGGCGATGCGATGAGCGCCTACGCCGCCACCGGCGACAAGCGCAGCGGCTCGGCGCGCGACGCCTTTGCGATGATCACCAAGGCGCCGCCGCGCGTCCCCGCGTTCCGGCCGTTCTGGAACGTGTGGGCGTCGGGCTTCGGCGGCACTCAGACCACCGACGGCAATGTGGCGGCCGGCTCCAACACGTCGACCAGCCGGATCGGCGGCGTCGCGTTCGGGGCCGACTATCATCTGTCGCCGCAGACCGTCGCCGGCTTTGCGCTGGCCGGCGGCGCTACCAACTTCAGTGTCGTCGGCGGCGGCAGCGGGCGTTCTGACCTGTTCCAGCTCGGCGGCTTCGTGCGCCACACGATCGGCGCCGCCTATGTCACCGCGTCGGCGGCCTATGGCTGGCAGGATGTGACGACCGACCGCATCGTCTCGGTGGGCGGGCTCGATCAGTTGCGCGCAAACTTCAACACCAACAGCCTGTCGGCGCGGCTCGAGGCCGGCAACCGCTTTGCGCTGCCGTGGTTCGGCGACGCCGGCGTCACGCCCTATGCAGCGACGCAGCTGACCTATCTCGACCTGCCGGCCTATGCGGAGACCACGTTGTCGGGGCCGACGACGTTTGCGCTGGCCTATGCCGCGAAGGGTATCACCGCGCCGCGCAGCGAGCTCGGCCTGCGCAGCGACAGGTCGTTTGCGGTGGGCGACAAGATGCTGACCCTGCGTGGCCGTGCCGCCTGGGCGCATGACTTCGATACCGACCGCTCGGCCACCGCGACCTTCCTGGCACTGCCGGGCGCCAGCTTCGTGGTCGGCGGCGCGTCGCCTGCGGCCAATGCGGCGCTGACCACGGCTGCGGCCGAACTGACCTTCATCAGCGGCATCAGCGTCGGCGCGACGTTTGAGGGCGAGTTCTCCGACGTCACCCGCAGCTACGCCGGCAAGGGCGTGGTGCGCTATGCGTGGTGA
- a CDS encoding Crp/Fnr family transcriptional regulator, which produces MPQGHLVLEAGDEFDHVWFPHNGMISLLVVLSDGKSIEIATVGREGVVGAMSGFGLYRSLVRAVIQLPMAASRISAAVFRKAAAQSDAIRDLCIRYNEILLSQARITAACNAVHPVEARFCRWLLQSADRANDDTVALTQEFLAEMLGVRRTSVTEVASRLQAAGFISYSRGVIKIIDRAGLEAAACECYRTLIDESAIIYDLHAPA; this is translated from the coding sequence ATGCCGCAGGGCCATCTGGTGCTGGAGGCCGGCGATGAGTTCGACCATGTCTGGTTTCCGCACAATGGCATGATCTCGCTGCTGGTGGTGCTGAGCGACGGCAAATCGATCGAGATCGCCACCGTCGGCCGCGAAGGCGTGGTCGGCGCCATGTCCGGCTTCGGCCTGTACAGGTCGCTGGTGCGCGCGGTGATTCAGCTTCCCATGGCGGCGTCGCGGATTTCGGCGGCGGTGTTCCGCAAGGCCGCGGCGCAGAGCGACGCCATTCGCGACCTGTGCATCCGCTACAATGAAATCCTGCTGTCGCAGGCGCGCATTACCGCCGCCTGCAACGCGGTGCATCCGGTGGAAGCGCGGTTCTGCCGCTGGCTGCTGCAGTCTGCGGATCGCGCCAACGACGACACCGTGGCACTGACCCAGGAATTCCTCGCCGAAATGCTCGGCGTGCGCCGAACCTCAGTCACCGAAGTCGCCAGCAGACTGCAGGCGGCCGGCTTCATCTCCTATTCCCGCGGCGTCATCAAGATCATCGATCGCGCCGGCCTGGAAGCCGCGGCCTGCGAGTGCTACCGGACCCTGATCGACGAGTCCGCGATCATCTATGATCTACACGCACCTGCATAA
- a CDS encoding Flp family type IVb pilin, with product MIWKFCRDESGATAIEYALIAAGICLAIITTVQGIGPTLSGKFTEVNSSLK from the coding sequence TTGATCTGGAAGTTCTGTCGCGATGAATCGGGCGCCACCGCCATCGAATACGCGCTGATCGCCGCCGGCATCTGCCTCGCCATCATCACCACCGTGCAGGGCATCGGCCCGACGCTGAGCGGCAAGTTCACCGAGGTGAACAGCTCGCTGAAATAG
- a CDS encoding Imm1 family immunity protein, with product MDVKGLDGTAALPEINQVGAALAMVGKPELGVYLAYDKWDGREQKKFNYNARGDLSRLGEFVRSLHDTPLSVGLFIPFPLAWKAVKEFMETDGEIPTSIEWIASKDLPPEAFPVPRPPNRR from the coding sequence ATGGATGTTAAAGGGCTCGACGGCACGGCTGCTTTGCCCGAGATCAATCAGGTCGGCGCCGCTCTGGCCATGGTCGGAAAACCTGAACTCGGCGTTTATCTCGCTTACGACAAATGGGACGGCCGGGAGCAGAAAAAGTTCAACTACAACGCCAGAGGAGATCTCAGCCGGCTCGGCGAATTCGTCAGATCGCTACACGATACACCGCTGTCGGTTGGTCTGTTCATCCCGTTTCCACTGGCTTGGAAGGCGGTGAAGGAGTTTATGGAAACCGACGGCGAGATACCGACCAGCATCGAATGGATTGCGAGCAAGGACCTGCCGCCCGAAGCGTTTCCGGTGCCGCGACCGCCAAACCGACGTTGA